The sequence CCACGGGCGGTCCGGCACCACTCCAGAAACTTCAAGCATCCACCCTCCACATACGCGTTCCCGTTTCCTCCAACCACCCCTTCTGCTTTACGACAGCGCCCCCATTAGGTCGGGCACCGCCCTGCGCCGCGTGGCTGCCGTGCTGCCGCGCTTCCGGAGTTCGCTTGAATCACCCCGACGCCCTACGCAGCATCGCCCGGATTGCCGTCCCTACCAGCCTGGAGATGGTCTTTCAACTGGTCTTGACCTTCGCGGTGCAACTCGCTGTTGGCGTACTCGGCACGCTTGCCCTTGCAGCCGCCGGTCTCGTCAACAGTCTCGTTCTGGTGATCCTGGTCAGCTTCAGCACTATCGGCGCGGCCGCCGCAATTCTCGTGGCCCGCGCCCACGGCGCGCACGACCATGACCGCGTCGCCCGTGTCACCACCACTGCCGAAGCACTCGCGTTCGCCTGCACGCTCGCCCTCTGCCTGCCCGCCGCGCTCCTGGCGGGGTCGGTGCTCAAGACTCTGGGTGCTCCCCTTGACGTCGCGCAGGCGGGCGCCGCGTACTTTCAGCTGACCGTCCTGTCACTCCCGTTCATGGTTCACGCTGCCGTGACCAGCGGAGCCTTCCGTTCGCTCGGGCACGCCCGCACGCCGATGGTCGTGTCGATGCTCGCGGTCCTCCTGAACGGCACGCTCGCGTACGCCCTCCTGCTGGGCGTCGGCCCAATCCCGGAACTGGGCCTGCCGGGCGCTGCCCTCGCGAACGTGATTGCTCAGGCCGTCCGTGCGGCCCTGCTGTTCTGGCTGCTGCACCGCCCGCACGGCCTCGTACCGTTCAAATGGACGCCCTCGCTCACCGCGTGGCGGATAACGTCCGCTCACCTCCTGACGCTGGCGTTCCCGCTGGCGATGACGCAGCTGTCCTGGAGTGGCGCGTCCTTCCTGTACGCCCTGCTTTTCGGGCGGATCGGCACGTCCGCGCTCGCGGCAAGTCAGATCGTCCTGTCGCTGGAAGGGGTGTTCATTGTCGCATCCTACGGCCTGATGTCCGCCGCGACGACCCTGATCGGCCACGCCGTCGGCAGTGGCGAACCCGAGCGAGCCAGGTGGTGGGCGCAGACCGTCCAGCGGATCGGCGTGACCACCGGGCTGTGCTTCGGAGCGCTCTTCACGCTCAGCGCGTTCGTCCTGCCCGTTCTGTACCCGAACGTGAGCCCCCAGACGCTGCACGTCGCCTTCTGGGGTGTGCTGATCAACGCCGCGTTCCAGGTGGTGAAGGTCCGCAACATGATCCTCGGTGGGGGCGTACTGCCCAGCGGGGGCGACGCTCGCGGCGTCGTCATCGGCGATCTCATCGGACCGTTCCTGGTGGGTCTGCCCCTCGCGTGGC is a genomic window of Deinococcus malanensis containing:
- a CDS encoding MATE family efflux transporter, producing MNHPDALRSIARIAVPTSLEMVFQLVLTFAVQLAVGVLGTLALAAAGLVNSLVLVILVSFSTIGAAAAILVARAHGAHDHDRVARVTTTAEALAFACTLALCLPAALLAGSVLKTLGAPLDVAQAGAAYFQLTVLSLPFMVHAAVTSGAFRSLGHARTPMVVSMLAVLLNGTLAYALLLGVGPIPELGLPGAALANVIAQAVRAALLFWLLHRPHGLVPFKWTPSLTAWRITSAHLLTLAFPLAMTQLSWSGASFLYALLFGRIGTSALAASQIVLSLEGVFIVASYGLMSAATTLIGHAVGSGEPERARWWAQTVQRIGVTTGLCFGALFTLSAFVLPVLYPNVSPQTLHVAFWGVLINAAFQVVKVRNMILGGGVLPSGGDARGVVIGDLIGPFLVGLPLAWLLAFPLELGVWGVFWGRIADEVVKASFFTRRVTHVRWETLSPPQGEPAKAA